A window of the Cystobacter fuscus genome harbors these coding sequences:
- a CDS encoding DMT family transporter, whose protein sequence is MFKPYIILCGAILAEILGSVALKYSQGMSRLWPSVAVLVAYGLTFWWLSLALKVLPLGITSALWAGLGIVGSAALGVLLFHERLGWVEFVGMGMILGGSLVLTLFARVPAHA, encoded by the coding sequence ATGTTTAAACCCTACATCATTCTGTGCGGGGCCATCCTCGCCGAGATCCTCGGGAGCGTGGCGTTGAAGTATTCGCAGGGAATGTCCCGGCTCTGGCCCTCGGTGGCGGTCCTGGTGGCCTATGGCCTGACGTTCTGGTGGCTGTCGCTCGCGCTCAAGGTGCTGCCCCTCGGGATCACCTCGGCGCTCTGGGCGGGCCTTGGCATCGTGGGCTCCGCCGCGCTCGGCGTCCTGCTGTTCCATGAGCGGCTGGGCTGGGTGGAGTTCGTCGGCATGGGAATGATCCTGGGGGGCAGCCTGGTGCTCACCCTGTTCGCCCGGGTGCCGGCCCATGCCTGA
- a CDS encoding ABC transporter permease has translation MVDLARKNLLHDKLRFFITLSGVAFAVMLVLVQLGLFFGMLKNATITIDKLEADLWVTSRNTHNVDFAHTFPESRVQRVRAIPGVQRADNLIVTFMDFTLPNGAQDATLVYALEHFEEWRFPWSVEEGRVSDLRRGNCVFVDNSAVRRFGSFSTGEYREYLGTRLKIIGRTNEARSFTTTPISFMDYSLAQRLMPGNAQDQTTYILVKLAPGANLEQVRAELQRRLPYNDVHTAAEWAARSRAYWIDNTGLGFNMVMTVFLGCLVGVVVVAQTLYTSTMEHLREFGTVKAIGGSNRDIYGILARQALISAGVGFVLGIIPTLLVRELVPLMDLELIISFKLVLTVLIGTVGMCLAAAMISFRKVASIDPALVFRT, from the coding sequence ATGGTGGATCTGGCGCGCAAGAACCTCTTGCATGACAAGCTTCGGTTTTTCATCACCCTTTCCGGTGTGGCCTTCGCCGTGATGCTGGTCCTGGTCCAGTTGGGGCTGTTCTTCGGCATGCTGAAGAACGCCACCATCACCATCGACAAGCTGGAGGCCGACCTGTGGGTGACCTCGCGGAACACGCACAACGTGGACTTCGCGCACACGTTCCCGGAGTCCCGGGTCCAGCGCGTCCGCGCCATTCCCGGCGTCCAGCGCGCCGACAACCTCATCGTCACCTTCATGGATTTCACCCTGCCCAATGGCGCGCAGGACGCGACGCTCGTCTACGCGCTCGAGCACTTCGAGGAGTGGCGGTTTCCCTGGTCGGTAGAGGAGGGGCGCGTCTCGGACTTGCGGCGGGGCAACTGTGTCTTCGTCGATAACTCGGCCGTCCGGCGGTTCGGTTCCTTCTCCACCGGCGAGTACCGCGAGTACCTGGGGACCCGGCTGAAAATCATCGGACGGACCAACGAGGCCCGCTCGTTCACCACCACTCCCATCTCCTTCATGGATTACAGCCTCGCGCAGCGGCTCATGCCGGGGAACGCTCAAGACCAGACGACCTATATCCTGGTCAAGCTGGCGCCGGGCGCGAACCTGGAGCAGGTACGTGCCGAGCTCCAGCGGCGTCTGCCCTACAACGATGTCCACACGGCCGCAGAGTGGGCGGCGCGCTCCCGCGCCTATTGGATCGACAACACCGGGCTGGGCTTCAACATGGTGATGACGGTGTTCCTGGGCTGTCTGGTCGGTGTCGTCGTGGTGGCGCAGACCCTCTACACCTCCACGATGGAGCACCTGCGGGAGTTCGGCACGGTCAAGGCGATCGGCGGCAGCAACCGGGACATCTACGGCATCCTGGCCCGGCAGGCGCTCATCTCGGCGGGGGTGGGGTTCGTGCTGGGCATCATTCCCACGCTGCTCGTCCGCGAGTTGGTCCCGCTGATGGACCTCGAGTTGATCATCTCGTTCAAGCTCGTGCTCACGGTCCTCATCGGAACGGTCGGGATGTGCCTCGCCGCCGCGATGATTTCCTTCCGCAAGGTGGCCTCCATCGACCCCGCGCTCGTGTTCAGGACTTGA
- a CDS encoding ABC transporter ATP-binding protein: protein MLEAHDITKTFQEGRETVTVLRGVSLALERGEIVTLEGPSGSGKTTLLSILGCILTPTSGRLVVDGEVLDGQRPERLPGIRKRSMGFVFQQYNLFPALSAVENVEFALNIKGCEGRPAREEAERVLRAVGLADRMNFLPRELSGGQKQRVALARALAGQSPILLADEPTANLDSEAGGQVLRLFHALAKTEDRALLIVTHDPKVRTISDRVLRIHDGCLTGGAPP from the coding sequence GTGCTCGAGGCCCACGACATCACCAAGACATTCCAGGAGGGCCGGGAGACGGTGACCGTGCTCCGGGGCGTGTCCCTCGCCCTGGAGCGCGGGGAGATCGTCACCCTGGAGGGCCCCTCCGGCTCAGGCAAAACCACGCTGTTGTCCATCCTCGGGTGCATCCTGACGCCCACCAGCGGTCGGTTGGTGGTGGATGGCGAGGTGCTCGACGGCCAGCGGCCCGAGCGGCTGCCCGGGATTCGCAAGCGCTCCATGGGCTTCGTCTTCCAGCAGTACAACCTCTTTCCCGCGCTGAGCGCCGTCGAGAACGTCGAGTTCGCCCTCAACATCAAGGGCTGCGAGGGCCGGCCGGCGCGCGAGGAGGCCGAGCGCGTGCTGCGCGCGGTGGGCCTGGCCGACCGGATGAACTTCCTGCCCCGGGAGTTGTCGGGCGGACAGAAGCAGCGCGTGGCGCTCGCACGCGCTCTGGCGGGACAATCTCCCATCCTCCTGGCCGACGAGCCCACCGCCAATCTCGACTCGGAGGCAGGGGGGCAGGTGCTCCGCCTCTTCCATGCGCTGGCCAAGACGGAAGACCGGGCGCTGCTTATCGTGACCCACGATCCCAAGGTGCGAACCATCTCCGATCGTGTGCTCCGGATCCACGATGGATGTCTGACAGGAGGAGCGCCGCCATGA
- a CDS encoding efflux RND transporter periplasmic adaptor subunit, which produces MMSRKLMKVGLPLVAVALVLAVLLGVHIPRAAEPQAPAPRAPPPTDVRAEGRIVSYPGASVTVGTEVTGRLVELRVEEKSQVRKGEVIAELDATEQRAALTQARAQSAEIRTEVRRLQADLERYRSLFEAKAMSRQNFEYTQRAVESARARMAAAQAQEQRLESVLAKTRIRSPIDGVVISQLIQQGELITAGSPLVVVADLTRSRVEAEVDEFDTGKVVLGAPVRIMAEGFPGTSWKGTVEDIPNAVMNRRLKPQDPGRPVDLRVLLIKVSFDEPTPLKLGQRVELLISS; this is translated from the coding sequence ATGATGTCTCGCAAGCTGATGAAGGTCGGGTTGCCGCTGGTGGCGGTGGCGCTGGTGCTCGCCGTGCTGCTCGGCGTCCACATCCCCCGCGCGGCCGAGCCGCAAGCGCCTGCGCCTCGCGCTCCACCCCCCACCGACGTCCGAGCGGAGGGCCGCATCGTTTCCTATCCGGGCGCTTCGGTCACGGTCGGCACGGAGGTCACCGGAAGGCTCGTGGAGCTGCGGGTGGAGGAGAAGAGCCAGGTGCGCAAGGGCGAGGTGATTGCCGAGTTGGACGCGACCGAGCAGCGCGCCGCGCTGACCCAGGCCCGTGCCCAGTCCGCCGAGATCCGCACCGAGGTGCGCCGGCTCCAAGCGGACCTGGAGCGGTATCGGTCCCTGTTCGAAGCCAAGGCGATGTCGCGGCAGAATTTCGAATACACCCAGCGAGCCGTGGAGTCGGCGCGGGCTCGGATGGCCGCGGCCCAGGCCCAGGAGCAACGGCTGGAGAGTGTCCTGGCCAAGACCCGCATCCGCTCGCCCATCGATGGGGTCGTCATCTCGCAACTGATACAGCAGGGCGAGCTCATCACGGCGGGCTCCCCGTTGGTGGTCGTGGCCGATCTCACCCGGAGCCGGGTGGAAGCGGAAGTGGATGAGTTCGACACCGGCAAGGTGGTGCTCGGCGCCCCGGTGCGCATCATGGCCGAGGGTTTTCCTGGCACCAGTTGGAAGGGGACGGTCGAGGACATTCCCAACGCCGTCATGAACCGGCGCCTCAAGCCGCAGGACCCCGGACGGCCCGTCGACCTCCGGGTGCTGCTGATCAAGGTCTCCTTCGATGAGCCCACGCCGCTCAAGCTGGGTCAACGGGTGGAGCTGCTCATCAGCTCCTGA
- a CDS encoding aminotransferase class I/II-fold pyridoxal phosphate-dependent enzyme yields MEINLSNLASPPSSPPRDVFGFNAFLEAAVARGYFYDFPIANGSSGSRLHHGGRELVNFASISFMGFQENSSVMDYFCAAAKEYGLVTGGSRATQGICMAHATLEQTMNHLTGMEHTVTFGSGLLANIGFLNAMTVQFKFDSDCKVDNRDAVFILDRDCHWSLWKGASHLEHGKSLFSFQHNDPASLEATLSRITVKKKVVIFESVYSSDGSVAPMGALLDVCEKHGALSYVDDANGFMIYGPPNRPYHAEYQEMRRATFRMVSFSKAVGLEGGAISGPREYVQPFAFLSGTAIFTAAMQPPTAATAVHLLEKLNSEPELMDNYLAKVAQFRGRLLQEGFRLYDSESYILSIWIGQDLVAENVRQFLASNGFAVPVFRYPAVQRNRAVLRVILNDRHSSRDIENFIAMLREARRQFGF; encoded by the coding sequence ATGGAGATCAACCTTTCCAATCTCGCGTCGCCCCCGTCTTCCCCACCCAGGGATGTGTTCGGATTCAATGCCTTCCTGGAGGCGGCCGTGGCTCGCGGGTATTTCTACGATTTTCCCATCGCCAATGGGAGCAGCGGCTCGCGTCTGCATCATGGCGGCCGGGAGCTCGTCAACTTCGCTTCCATCAGCTTCATGGGCTTCCAGGAGAACTCGTCCGTCATGGACTACTTCTGCGCGGCCGCGAAGGAGTATGGCCTGGTCACGGGAGGCTCTCGGGCCACCCAGGGGATCTGCATGGCCCACGCGACGCTGGAGCAGACCATGAACCACCTCACGGGCATGGAGCATACCGTGACCTTCGGCAGCGGCCTGCTCGCGAACATCGGCTTCCTGAATGCCATGACGGTCCAGTTCAAATTCGACTCCGACTGCAAGGTCGACAACCGGGACGCGGTGTTCATCCTGGATCGGGATTGCCACTGGAGTCTGTGGAAGGGCGCGTCGCATCTGGAGCACGGCAAGAGCCTGTTCTCCTTCCAGCACAACGACCCGGCCTCGTTGGAGGCCACGCTGTCGCGGATCACCGTGAAGAAGAAGGTGGTCATCTTCGAGAGCGTCTACTCCTCGGACGGCAGCGTCGCGCCCATGGGGGCCCTGCTGGATGTGTGTGAGAAGCACGGCGCGCTGTCCTACGTGGACGATGCCAACGGCTTCATGATCTACGGCCCGCCCAACCGGCCCTACCACGCGGAGTATCAGGAGATGCGGCGGGCCACGTTCCGGATGGTGTCGTTCTCCAAGGCGGTGGGCCTGGAGGGAGGCGCCATCAGCGGTCCCCGAGAGTACGTGCAACCCTTCGCGTTCCTGTCGGGAACCGCAATCTTCACCGCGGCCATGCAGCCGCCCACGGCGGCCACGGCGGTCCATCTCCTCGAGAAGCTCAACTCCGAGCCCGAGTTGATGGACAACTACCTGGCGAAGGTGGCCCAGTTCCGCGGACGGCTGTTGCAGGAGGGCTTCCGGCTCTACGACAGTGAGTCCTATATCCTCTCGATCTGGATCGGACAGGACCTGGTCGCGGAGAACGTGCGCCAGTTCCTCGCGTCCAACGGGTTCGCGGTGCCTGTCTTCCGCTACCCCGCCGTGCAGCGCAATCGTGCGGTGCTCCGGGTCATCCTGAATGATCGTCATTCCTCCCGGGACATCGAGAACTTCATCGCCATGCTGCGCGAGGCCCGGCGGCAATTCGGTTTCTGA
- a CDS encoding class I SAM-dependent methyltransferase, which translates to MDQTIDRVPADWVMGLLRCPSCSEPALRRREGPSLMCDGCAAHFPVQEGILDLALPGNESLRTDRPYEGLSGRMYATFMEHPWLQNLDAWLLGMKVEDYYARIQEQLAVLGPGPSLDMPSGGGPFLGRVHTYQRAGPWLFADLSWTMLHRLRRKCEALGLREVVLIRADATRLPLRDGVLNNLVSLFGLHCFHDKASVFGELNRCLKPGGRILASTLTSEGPRRSRFYLKLNQRDGTFAPNNSLHEFREQARHQCMGLRVLNQLGATLVLEMSHG; encoded by the coding sequence ATGGACCAGACCATCGACCGCGTCCCCGCGGATTGGGTGATGGGCCTGCTGCGATGCCCGAGCTGCTCGGAGCCGGCCCTCCGCCGCCGCGAGGGCCCCTCCTTGATGTGTGACGGGTGTGCGGCCCACTTCCCGGTGCAGGAGGGAATCCTGGACCTCGCCCTGCCCGGCAACGAGTCGCTCCGAACGGACCGTCCCTACGAAGGGCTGTCGGGCAGGATGTACGCCACCTTCATGGAGCATCCGTGGTTACAGAACCTGGATGCGTGGCTGCTGGGAATGAAGGTGGAGGACTACTACGCGCGGATCCAGGAACAGCTGGCCGTGCTGGGGCCCGGCCCCAGCCTGGACATGCCCTCGGGGGGCGGCCCCTTCCTCGGGCGGGTGCACACGTACCAGCGGGCGGGTCCCTGGCTGTTCGCCGATCTCTCGTGGACCATGCTGCACCGCCTCCGGCGCAAATGCGAGGCGCTTGGACTGCGCGAGGTGGTGTTGATCCGGGCCGATGCGACCCGGCTGCCCCTGCGTGACGGGGTGCTGAACAACCTCGTGTCCTTGTTCGGCTTGCACTGCTTCCACGACAAGGCCTCCGTGTTCGGGGAGCTGAACCGGTGTCTGAAGCCCGGGGGGCGGATCCTCGCCAGCACGTTGACCAGCGAGGGACCGCGCAGGTCCCGCTTCTACCTGAAGCTGAATCAGCGGGATGGCACCTTCGCCCCCAACAACTCGCTCCATGAATTCCGGGAGCAGGCCCGTCATCAGTGCATGGGACTGAGGGTCCTCAACCAGCTGGGCGCCACGCTCGTGCTCGAGATGAGCCATGGGTGA